A single window of Entomoplasma ellychniae DNA harbors:
- the rplK gene encoding 50S ribosomal protein L11 has translation MAKKITRIAKLEFMAMQAKPGAELASLGINMPEFTKQFNDATKDRAGDVVPVVITAYDDKSFDFILKTTPAAILLKKAAGIEKGSSNAKAKIVGSVSAAQIKEIAEYKLIDLNANTVEAAMKIIAGTAKNMGIKVEGMEEVN, from the coding sequence GTGGCTAAAAAAATCACACGTATCGCAAAATTAGAATTTATGGCGATGCAAGCAAAACCAGGAGCAGAGTTAGCTTCATTAGGAATTAACATGCCTGAGTTTACAAAACAGTTTAACGATGCTACAAAAGATCGTGCAGGAGACGTTGTTCCTGTAGTTATTACAGCTTATGATGATAAGTCATTTGACTTTATACTAAAAACAACACCAGCAGCTATTTTATTAAAAAAAGCAGCAGGAATTGAAAAAGGTTCAAGTAATGCTAAAGCTAAAATAGTTGGATCTGTATCAGCTGCTCAAATTAAAGAAATAGCTGAATACAAATTAATAGACCTAAATGCTAACACAGTTGAAGCTGCCATGAAAATAATTGCAGGTACTGCAAAAAATATGGGAATCAAAGTTGAAGGTATGGAGGAAGTTAACTAA
- a CDS encoding Cof-type HAD-IIB family hydrolase — MKNKIIKKLILIDLDGTTLMDDHISIHPKTRNSLEKAAQAGHIVCICTGRVSRDAEKIYKDLNMSTILISLDGGHISDPVHKQFKRIVLPISETIIKQIFKHEVLNDLIDNAVVEYYNHGMSLNPKDKFFVVDSEDKTEMGDIINDWKGPASNLIIKLKSNTNFKYIVDTLKKDFGNSVIVKSDLIYGVEHISEKPILIINNKFVNKGFAAEMVAQYYNISLKHTIAFGDQLNDYEMLKTVGTSVALKNANPKLQEVASIITDLTNNEGGVGDTLDKLLSL, encoded by the coding sequence ATGAAAAATAAAATAATTAAAAAACTTATCTTAATAGACTTAGATGGTACAACTTTAATGGATGACCATATTTCCATTCATCCTAAAACTCGAAATTCATTAGAAAAAGCAGCTCAAGCAGGTCATATAGTTTGCATTTGTACTGGTAGAGTCTCAAGAGATGCCGAAAAAATATACAAAGACCTTAATATGTCAACTATACTTATCTCACTAGATGGTGGTCATATATCAGATCCTGTTCACAAGCAATTTAAAAGAATAGTTCTGCCAATAAGTGAAACAATTATTAAACAAATATTCAAACATGAAGTATTAAATGATTTAATAGATAATGCTGTTGTTGAATATTATAATCATGGTATGTCTTTAAATCCTAAAGATAAATTTTTTGTAGTTGATTCAGAAGATAAAACTGAAATGGGAGATATTATCAATGATTGAAAAGGCCCTGCAAGTAACTTAATAATAAAACTTAAGTCTAATACTAATTTTAAGTATATAGTTGATACACTAAAAAAAGATTTTGGTAATTCTGTTATAGTTAAATCTGATTTAATTTATGGTGTTGAACACATTAGCGAAAAACCTATACTTATAATTAATAATAAATTTGTTAATAAAGGTTTTGCAGCTGAAATGGTTGCTCAATATTACAACATATCTTTAAAACACACAATCGCATTTGGTGATCAACTAAATGATTATGAAATGTTAAAAACTGTTGGAACTAGTGTTGCTTTAAAAAATGCAAATCCAAAACTACAAGAAGTTGCTTCTATCATTACTGATTTAACAAACAATGAAGGCGGTGTTGGAGACACATTAGATAAATTATTAAGCTTATAA
- the rplA gene encoding 50S ribosomal protein L1, with translation MAKISKRMNSANALVEKHKVYSLEEAIKLTKETATTKFDSTVELSFNLNIDPRKADQQIRGAIVLPAGTGKSQKILVLTNTKVKEAQEAKADFVGGEELIQKIQKENWFGFDIIVATPEMMAKLGAIGKILGPKGLMPNPKTGTVTVDVTKAIDEIKKGKIEYRADKEGNIHTIIGKASFTPEQLIQNYEAMKAEIRRVKPQTVKGDYIINISLSTTMGPGIKVETN, from the coding sequence ATGGCTAAAATTTCAAAGAGAATGAATAGTGCTAATGCATTAGTAGAAAAACATAAAGTTTACTCTTTAGAAGAAGCTATCAAGTTAACTAAAGAAACTGCAACTACTAAATTTGATTCAACTGTTGAGTTAAGTTTTAATCTAAATATTGATCCAAGAAAAGCAGATCAGCAAATTCGTGGAGCAATAGTTTTACCAGCTGGTACTGGTAAATCACAAAAGATTTTAGTGTTAACAAATACTAAAGTTAAAGAAGCTCAAGAGGCAAAAGCTGATTTTGTTGGTGGGGAAGAATTGATTCAAAAAATTCAAAAAGAAAACTGATTTGGATTTGATATAATAGTAGCTACACCAGAAATGATGGCAAAATTAGGAGCTATTGGTAAAATTTTAGGACCAAAAGGTTTAATGCCTAACCCTAAAACAGGAACTGTAACTGTTGATGTAACTAAAGCAATTGATGAAATTAAAAAAGGTAAAATTGAATACCGTGCTGATAAAGAAGGAAACATCCATACAATTATTGGTAAGGCATCTTTTACACCAGAACAATTAATACAAAACTATGAAGCTATGAAAGCTGAAATTAGAAGAGTTAAACCACAAACTGTTAAAGGTGATTATATTATTAATATTTCACTTTCAACAACAATGGGTCCTGGTATTAAAGTTGAAACAAACTAA
- the alaS gene encoding alanine--tRNA ligase, giving the protein MKKLSTNEIRNMWLNFFKSKNHHFLQPVSLIPVEDPSLLWINSGVATLKPYFDGRKNPPAPRLTNSQKAIRTNDIENVGVTARHHTMFEMLGNFSIGDYFKKEAIEFAWELLTSEKWFAIDKNKLYITVFEEDQEAYDIWVNTIKIKSDHIFKMKRETNFWDVGQGPCGPNTEIFFDRGEKWDKENIGIKLLSKDIENDRYIEIWNIVFSQFNNDGKNQYFELPRRNIDTGAGLERIASIFQDTPTNFETDIFWPTINKIQSLTKNNFSYSIENYTNPKEELTKINTNFKVIADHVRATSFAIADGVFPGNKERGYIIRRLIRRALIKGLNLGIENTFLYTLVDCVIESMSDFYPYLIDKKELIIKTIKTEEEKFLLTLNKGYEVLDKIIFSKKIVSGEDALLLFESYGYPIEQTLEIAEEKKVKVDIDKFYKLMDLKKQEARESRKELKAWDNQNELFTKLNITSEFTGWEETIYNSAKVLYIFDENGSIEKVNNKNVFVILDKTPFYAEKGGQAGDSGVLVKNGIEFKVTDTQQGPKNQNIHSVNVTGELSVGDVVNAIVDHEKRVLTMKNHSGTHIIHSALRAVLGHDVMQSGSYNDEFGLRMDFTYNESITHEDLKKVEDLVNTKIHESIKREVYFCSIQDATNKYNALAFFAEKYDEIVRVVKFGDFSSELCGGTHVKNTKDIEELLVTSIQSKGSGVYRIKCLTSFKTISKYIKEEFKIYLQKIKEIKTKYNNLKNIFESKELEQIFEYVNKLEISKLNYEILKSKLVTLNDKFKVFEKKVLDLQSEQKINLYKNYKPELVEGVNYVTIEAEGLIIPVIKVLIDEYKNKYDRLIIKVFSKTTDQNFVVVGVTQDIQDKYKAIDIFKTLEKQPKGGGNASLAQGKYI; this is encoded by the coding sequence ATGAAAAAATTATCAACAAATGAAATTAGAAATATGTGACTTAACTTTTTTAAAAGTAAAAATCACCACTTTTTACAACCAGTTAGTTTAATACCTGTTGAAGATCCATCTTTGCTTTGAATTAATTCTGGAGTTGCAACCTTAAAACCATATTTTGATGGTAGAAAAAATCCACCAGCACCAAGATTAACCAATTCGCAAAAAGCGATAAGAACTAATGATATTGAAAATGTTGGTGTTACAGCTAGACACCACACAATGTTTGAAATGCTAGGTAATTTTTCTATTGGGGATTATTTTAAAAAAGAAGCTATCGAATTTGCTTGAGAATTGTTAACAAGTGAAAAATGATTTGCAATTGATAAAAATAAACTGTACATAACAGTTTTTGAAGAAGATCAAGAAGCATATGATATTTGAGTTAATACAATTAAAATTAAATCAGATCATATCTTTAAAATGAAAAGAGAAACAAATTTTTGAGATGTAGGACAAGGTCCTTGTGGTCCAAACACTGAAATATTTTTTGATCGTGGTGAAAAATGAGATAAAGAAAATATAGGTATAAAATTATTATCAAAAGATATTGAAAATGATAGATATATAGAAATATGAAATATTGTTTTTTCACAGTTTAATAACGATGGAAAAAATCAATATTTTGAATTACCAAGAAGAAATATAGATACTGGAGCTGGTTTAGAAAGAATAGCTTCTATTTTTCAAGATACACCCACCAACTTTGAAACTGATATTTTTTGACCAACAATAAATAAAATACAATCATTAACAAAAAATAATTTTTCATATTCAATTGAAAACTATACCAACCCAAAAGAAGAACTAACTAAAATAAACACAAATTTTAAAGTTATTGCTGATCATGTTCGAGCAACTAGTTTTGCAATTGCTGATGGAGTTTTTCCAGGTAATAAAGAACGTGGGTATATTATTAGACGACTTATTAGAAGAGCTTTAATTAAAGGTTTAAATTTAGGAATAGAAAATACATTTTTATACACTTTAGTTGATTGTGTCATTGAATCAATGTCTGATTTTTATCCATACTTAATTGATAAAAAAGAATTAATTATTAAAACAATTAAAACAGAAGAAGAAAAGTTTTTGCTAACTTTAAATAAAGGTTATGAAGTTTTGGATAAAATTATTTTTTCTAAAAAAATAGTATCTGGTGAAGATGCTTTATTATTATTTGAATCATATGGTTATCCAATTGAACAAACTCTAGAAATTGCTGAAGAAAAAAAAGTTAAAGTAGATATTGATAAATTTTATAAATTAATGGATTTAAAAAAACAAGAGGCTAGAGAATCAAGAAAAGAGTTAAAAGCTTGAGATAATCAAAATGAATTATTTACCAAATTAAATATTACTTCTGAATTTACAGGTTGAGAAGAAACAATTTATAATTCAGCTAAAGTTCTTTATATATTCGACGAGAATGGTTCAATTGAAAAAGTTAATAATAAAAATGTATTTGTAATTTTAGATAAAACCCCATTTTATGCTGAAAAAGGTGGGCAAGCAGGTGATTCTGGAGTATTGGTAAAAAATGGTATTGAATTTAAAGTAACTGATACACAACAAGGCCCAAAAAATCAAAATATTCACTCAGTAAATGTCACTGGTGAGTTAAGTGTTGGTGACGTTGTTAATGCTATTGTGGACCATGAAAAAAGAGTTCTGACAATGAAAAATCATTCAGGAACACATATTATTCATTCAGCTTTAAGAGCAGTTTTAGGACATGATGTTATGCAATCTGGTTCATATAATGACGAATTTGGATTAAGAATGGATTTTACATATAATGAATCTATAACTCATGAAGATCTTAAAAAAGTTGAAGATTTAGTTAATACAAAAATTCATGAATCAATTAAAAGGGAAGTTTATTTTTGTTCTATTCAAGATGCTACAAACAAATATAATGCTTTAGCATTTTTTGCTGAAAAATATGATGAGATAGTTAGGGTTGTAAAGTTTGGCGATTTTTCTAGTGAATTGTGTGGTGGAACACATGTAAAAAATACCAAAGACATTGAAGAATTATTAGTAACTAGCATACAGTCAAAAGGAAGCGGAGTTTATAGAATAAAGTGTTTAACATCTTTTAAAACTATTTCAAAGTATATAAAAGAAGAATTTAAAATATATTTACAAAAAATAAAGGAAATCAAAACTAAATATAATAACCTTAAAAATATTTTTGAATCCAAAGAATTAGAACAAATATTTGAGTATGTTAATAAACTTGAAATTTCAAAATTAAATTATGAAATTTTGAAGTCAAAACTTGTAACTTTAAATGATAAATTTAAAGTATTTGAAAAGAAAGTTTTAGATTTGCAATCTGAACAAAAAATTAATCTTTACAAAAACTATAAACCAGAATTAGTTGAAGGAGTTAATTATGTAACAATTGAAGCAGAAGGTTTAATTATACCTGTAATTAAAGTTTTAATTGATGAGTATAAAAACAAATATGATAGATTGATAATAAAAGTTTTTTCAAAAACAACAGATCAAAACTTTGTTGTAGTAGGAGTTACACAAGACATTCAAGACAAATATAAAGCAATAGATATATTTAAAACCTTAGAAAAACAACCAAAGGGTGGTGGCAATGCATCACTTGCTCAGGGAAAATATATTTAA
- the rplL gene encoding 50S ribosomal protein L7/L12, protein MAIKKEDIISALEEMKLTEFNELVKAIEEHFGVVASAGIAVAAGPVADSAPSEVSVLLTSVGTQKVAVIKVVKEITGLVLMDAKKLVDSTLPAVIIENVKIEDAEAMKAQLVEVGASVDFK, encoded by the coding sequence ATGGCAATTAAAAAAGAAGATATTATATCAGCATTAGAAGAAATGAAATTAACAGAGTTTAATGAATTAGTTAAAGCTATTGAAGAACACTTTGGTGTTGTAGCTTCAGCTGGTATTGCAGTAGCAGCTGGACCAGTTGCAGACTCAGCACCATCAGAAGTTTCAGTTTTATTAACAAGCGTTGGAACACAAAAAGTTGCAGTTATTAAAGTTGTTAAAGAAATTACTGGATTAGTATTAATGGATGCTAAAAAGTTAGTTGATTCAACTTTACCAGCAGTTATTATAGAAAATGTTAAAATTGAAGATGCAGAAGCTATGAAAGCTCAATTAGTTGAAGTTGGTGCATCAGTTGATTTTAAATAA
- the tuf gene encoding elongation factor Tu → MAKEAFDRSLPHVNIGTIGHVDHGKTTLTAAITKVLAAKGGAEFKDYANIDNAPEERERGITINTSHVEYKTEKRHYAHVDCPGHADYVKNMITGAAQMDGGILVVAATDGPMPQTREHILLSRQVGVPKIVVFLNKCDMVDDEEMIDLVEMEVRDLLSAYDFDGDGAPVIRGSALGALNGDAKWVAAIEELMAAVDEYIPTPPRDSDKTFLMPVEDVFTITGRGTVATGRVERGTVKVNEEVEIVGLHPAASKTVVTGLEMFRKLLDFAEAGDNVGALLRGVDRDSIERGQVLAKIGTIKPHTKLKASVYALTTEEGGRHKPFFNKYRPQFYFRTTDVTGEVILPAGIDMVMPGDNVELIIELIKPIAVEEGTKFSIREGGRTIGAGTVTSIEA, encoded by the coding sequence ATGGCAAAAGAAGCATTTGATCGTAGTTTACCCCACGTTAACATTGGTACTATTGGACACGTTGACCATGGTAAAACTACTTTAACAGCTGCAATTACAAAAGTATTAGCAGCAAAAGGTGGAGCAGAGTTTAAAGATTACGCAAATATCGATAATGCTCCAGAAGAAAGAGAACGTGGTATTACTATTAATACATCACACGTTGAATATAAAACTGAAAAAAGACACTACGCTCACGTAGACTGTCCTGGACATGCCGATTATGTTAAAAACATGATTACTGGTGCTGCTCAAATGGATGGTGGAATATTAGTTGTTGCTGCAACTGATGGACCTATGCCTCAAACTCGTGAGCACATCTTGTTATCAAGACAAGTTGGAGTTCCAAAAATCGTTGTTTTCTTAAACAAATGTGACATGGTTGATGATGAAGAGATGATCGACTTAGTTGAAATGGAAGTTAGAGATTTATTATCTGCTTATGACTTTGATGGAGATGGAGCACCTGTTATTAGAGGGTCAGCTTTAGGAGCATTAAATGGTGATGCTAAATGAGTTGCTGCAATTGAAGAATTAATGGCAGCAGTTGATGAATACATCCCAACTCCACCTCGTGATTCAGACAAAACATTCTTAATGCCTGTAGAAGACGTATTTACTATTACAGGTCGTGGAACTGTTGCAACTGGACGTGTTGAACGTGGAACTGTTAAAGTTAACGAAGAAGTTGAAATCGTTGGATTACACCCAGCAGCTTCAAAAACTGTTGTTACTGGTTTAGAAATGTTTAGAAAATTATTAGACTTTGCTGAAGCAGGGGATAATGTTGGAGCATTATTACGTGGTGTTGATAGAGACAGTATTGAACGTGGACAAGTTTTAGCTAAAATTGGAACTATTAAACCTCATACTAAATTAAAAGCATCTGTTTATGCATTAACTACTGAAGAAGGTGGACGTCATAAACCGTTCTTTAACAAATACCGTCCTCAGTTTTACTTCCGTACAACTGATGTTACTGGTGAAGTAATCTTACCTGCAGGAATCGATATGGTTATGCCTGGGGATAATGTTGAATTAATTATTGAATTAATCAAACCTATCGCTGTGGAAGAAGGAACTAAATTCTCAATCCGTGAAGGTGGAAGAACTATTGGTGCTGGAACTGTTACAAGTATTGAAGCTTAA
- the rplJ gene encoding 50S ribosomal protein L10, with protein sequence MTTTRPAHTKKSEIVAEIVSKIKNAQGVAIAEYKHLTVEQMSQLRREALKQNIEVKIYKDSLFRRAAKELELSELDVYLTQQNVFIFSNDEAIGAAKLVSNFAKRNENLVLKAGIYEGKALDTKGVIEIGALPSKEDLYSMFASSLIYPLRQFIGVVNAVANTKLE encoded by the coding sequence ATGACAACAACTAGACCAGCTCATACTAAAAAATCTGAAATTGTTGCAGAGATCGTTTCTAAAATTAAAAACGCTCAAGGTGTAGCAATTGCAGAATATAAACATTTAACAGTTGAACAAATGTCTCAACTTAGAAGAGAAGCTCTTAAACAAAATATTGAGGTTAAAATTTATAAAGACTCATTATTTAGAAGAGCTGCAAAAGAATTAGAACTAAGTGAATTAGATGTATATTTAACTCAACAAAACGTCTTCATATTTTCAAATGACGAAGCTATTGGCGCTGCTAAATTAGTATCAAACTTTGCTAAGAGAAATGAAAACTTAGTTTTAAAAGCAGGTATCTATGAAGGCAAAGCACTTGACACTAAAGGTGTTATTGAAATAGGTGCTTTACCATCAAAAGAAGATCTTTACTCAATGTTTGCTTCAAGTCTTATTTACCCATTACGTCAATTTATAGGTGTAGTAAATGCTGTAGCAAATACAAAATTAGAATAA
- a CDS encoding aldehyde dehydrogenase family protein encodes MKQYHSIINNKKIDNGNWLEIINPSTNQVYAQVSALTKIGLDEAFKSARSAFKIWSSLNVEKRKEILVNWKKLILLNKEELAQILVSEVAKSHKDALSEIIRTSEYIDLTISEFENMELLTFDNTYNGIQENIYAEYHRIPKGVGVAISPFNYPVNLSISKLAPGILTGNTFVFKPATQGSVVGIRLIELAIEAGIPAGVLNVVTGKGKDIGDDIVKNNEIDFISFTGSVGVGNRIKELASSKDLVLELGGKDAAIILDDHNLENIASDIVAGAFSYSGQRCTAIKRVITTNAIADKISPLLKLEVEKLTVGLPTENTIIVPLIDKKSADYVEELINDAIQHQAIALTSIKRKENLIWPVLLDKVSLKSKVAWEEPFGPILPIIRVEKIDDMIKVANESNFGLQTTIYSKDEKLAYELAFKLEVGTININRRTQRGPDVLPFLGVKDSGFGVQGIKETIMSTTRYKGIIRKK; translated from the coding sequence ATGAAGCAATATCATTCAATAATAAATAATAAAAAAATAGATAATGGAAATTGATTAGAAATAATCAATCCATCAACAAATCAAGTTTATGCACAAGTGTCAGCTTTAACTAAAATTGGACTTGATGAAGCTTTTAAATCAGCTAGATCAGCTTTCAAAATATGAAGCTCATTAAATGTAGAAAAAAGAAAAGAAATATTAGTTAACTGAAAAAAATTAATATTGTTAAATAAAGAAGAGTTAGCACAAATATTAGTTAGCGAAGTTGCAAAATCACATAAAGATGCCTTATCAGAAATTATTAGAACCAGTGAGTATATTGATTTAACGATCAGTGAATTTGAAAATATGGAGTTATTAACTTTTGACAATACTTACAATGGGATACAAGAAAATATTTATGCTGAATACCACAGGATTCCTAAAGGTGTGGGAGTTGCTATTTCACCATTCAACTATCCTGTTAATTTAAGTATCTCCAAATTAGCTCCAGGTATTTTAACTGGAAATACATTTGTATTTAAACCAGCAACTCAAGGTTCTGTTGTTGGTATTAGACTAATTGAATTAGCTATTGAAGCTGGTATTCCTGCTGGGGTTTTAAATGTTGTTACAGGAAAAGGAAAAGATATTGGTGATGATATAGTTAAAAATAATGAAATTGATTTTATTTCCTTTACTGGATCAGTGGGCGTAGGAAATAGAATAAAAGAATTAGCTTCATCAAAAGATTTAGTTTTAGAACTTGGTGGGAAGGATGCAGCAATTATTTTAGATGATCATAATCTTGAAAATATTGCAAGTGATATAGTTGCTGGTGCATTTAGTTATTCTGGACAAAGATGCACTGCAATAAAGAGAGTTATAACAACAAATGCTATAGCAGATAAAATTTCACCTTTATTAAAGTTAGAAGTAGAAAAATTAACTGTTGGTCTGCCAACTGAAAATACTATAATAGTTCCACTGATTGATAAAAAAAGTGCTGATTATGTTGAAGAACTAATCAATGATGCGATACAACATCAAGCGATTGCTTTAACTAGTATTAAACGTAAAGAAAATTTGATTTGACCAGTATTATTAGATAAAGTCTCACTAAAGTCTAAAGTGGCTTGAGAAGAACCTTTTGGACCTATATTACCAATAATTAGAGTTGAAAAAATTGATGATATGATTAAAGTTGCTAATGAATCAAATTTTGGTCTTCAAACAACAATTTATTCTAAAGATGAAAAATTAGCTTATGAGTTAGCTTTTAAATTAGAAGTTGGAACTATAAATATTAATCGTAGAACTCAACGAGGACCTGATGTTTTACCATTTTTAGGTGTTAAAGATTCTGGTTTTGGAGTTCAAGGTATTAAAGAAACAATAATGTCAACAACTAGATATAAAGGAATAATTAGAAAAAAATAA
- a CDS encoding putative cysteine peptidase, which yields MIFLLKIVFVSFLSSSSTIIPVIPIAKKSNISNIAKVESQLLTNKSENNGNVLNQRIFKEGNDSDIIDHFGTLKEISTFSNLVPNYEFFMNLKSNHNLGYTSISEEDPHKKDGDFILPNDRGLCEYVSLTSLINYFQVFWKKDYYTLGQIPDNMYKGQKFKYIKNPEYYGEFDYTKIQPKRIIEPYIKVALPHEESFYDVFSRKEIVHKNYGDGNMKAVPYKIWEKNNRNKNMRVGSSMRSALKNWLGNNKNQIIDDYSASWWHTSEPESWLIKYKVPVLLSFWTKGFAHNVLIYGYDKATQSYAVNFGWPYSQYAISIIKKKTIWSTFSTGFWYSFREKE from the coding sequence ATGATTTTTTTATTAAAAATAGTTTTTGTAAGTTTTTTATCAAGTTCATCAACAATTATCCCGGTTATTCCTATTGCTAAAAAAAGCAACATTTCTAATATCGCTAAAGTGGAAAGTCAACTTTTAACAAATAAGAGTGAAAACAATGGCAATGTCTTAAACCAAAGAATTTTTAAAGAAGGAAATGATTCTGACATAATAGATCATTTTGGAACTTTAAAAGAAATTTCAACTTTTTCTAATTTAGTTCCAAATTATGAATTTTTTATGAATTTAAAATCTAATCATAATTTAGGGTATACTTCAATCTCTGAAGAAGACCCACACAAAAAAGACGGGGACTTTATTTTGCCTAATGATAGGGGTTTGTGTGAGTATGTTTCTCTAACTTCTTTAATTAATTATTTTCAAGTTTTTTGAAAAAAAGATTATTACACTTTAGGACAAATACCAGATAATATGTACAAAGGACAAAAGTTTAAATATATTAAAAACCCAGAATATTATGGGGAATTTGATTATACAAAAATACAACCTAAAAGAATAATAGAACCGTACATTAAAGTTGCTTTACCTCATGAAGAAAGTTTTTATGATGTTTTTAGCCGTAAAGAAATTGTTCATAAGAATTACGGGGATGGTAATATGAAAGCTGTTCCTTACAAAATTTGAGAAAAAAACAATAGAAATAAAAACATGAGAGTTGGATCAAGCATGAGATCTGCTTTAAAAAACTGATTAGGAAATAATAAAAATCAAATAATAGATGATTATAGTGCTTCATGATGGCACACTTCAGAACCAGAAAGCTGACTAATCAAATACAAAGTTCCAGTTTTATTGTCGTTTTGAACTAAAGGTTTTGCTCATAACGTTTTAATTTATGGGTATGATAAAGCAACACAAAGTTACGCTGTAAATTTTGGATGACCTTATTCACAATATGCGATTTCAATAATTAAGAAAAAAACTATTTGGTCTACATTCAGCACTGGTTTTTGATACAGCTTTAGGGAAAAAGAATAG
- a CDS encoding ATP-binding cassette domain-containing protein, with the protein MELILKNVSKKLSKNFSLNNVNFSIKNGEVLGLIGNNGAGKTTIIKSIFKEYRLDQGEILVNGKSISKYDLRKIEFFPDQNNFPKNFKIIDYCYHNYLLSNIDGNKKQFKIRFKELSESLELLEYKNKKFLHLSSGMQKRFLLLCALMNKPEMIICDEPMANMDIQTRKDFILLFKKLIEKFDLIVLITSHDIEELEKLINKVVLVDKGEIILEKNFNNKKDNLAELYEKNIRNPKSKIKVEEILKGY; encoded by the coding sequence ATGGAACTAATTCTAAAAAACGTTAGTAAAAAACTTTCTAAAAACTTTTCTCTTAATAATGTAAATTTTTCAATTAAAAATGGTGAAGTGCTTGGGTTAATAGGAAACAATGGGGCTGGTAAGACAACTATTATTAAATCTATATTTAAAGAATATAGATTAGACCAAGGAGAAATTTTGGTCAATGGTAAATCAATAAGCAAATATGATTTAAGAAAAATTGAGTTTTTCCCAGATCAAAATAACTTTCCAAAAAACTTTAAAATTATAGATTATTGTTATCATAATTATTTGCTATCAAATATTGATGGAAATAAAAAACAATTTAAAATACGTTTTAAAGAATTAAGTGAATCACTTGAACTATTAGAATATAAAAATAAAAAGTTTTTACATCTGTCTTCAGGAATGCAAAAAAGATTTTTATTACTTTGTGCTTTGATGAATAAGCCAGAAATGATAATTTGTGATGAACCAATGGCTAATATGGATATTCAAACAAGAAAAGACTTTATTTTACTTTTTAAAAAGTTAATTGAAAAGTTTGATCTGATAGTTTTAATTACTAGTCATGATATTGAAGAATTAGAAAAACTTATTAACAAAGTTGTTTTGGTTGATAAAGGTGAAATTATTTTAGAAAAAAACTTCAATAACAAAAAAGACAACTTAGCTGAACTCTATGAAAAAAATATTAGAAATCCAAAATCTAAAATAAAAGTTGAAGAAATTTTGAAAGGATATTAA